CCGGTCGGCGCCGCGCCCTGCCCGCGAGTTGACGCGCGCGGGGAAAGCGGGTTGACCGCCGGTCCCTACGTTCGGGGGGAAACCGGCACTGCTGCCGCAGGTGGAACGTGGCAACCAGGAGGTCGAGGGATGCTGATCGAGAACGTGCCCCTTCCGGGCTACGCCGTCCCCGTCGAGGTCACGCTGACGGGGGGGTTCGAGCGGGGAAGCATCAGCGTGGCGGGGGCGACGATCGAGCTGGGGCCGGGCGGGCGGGGCGCCGGGCGGGTGTTCCTGAGCCCCCCGGAGATCGAGGTGCGCGTACAGGCCGTGGCCGCCTGGCCGGCGCGCTTCGCCTTCGCGGTCACCATCAACGGCCGCACGGTCGCCGAGCGGGGCACGGTCCAGGGCGGCAAGGCCCGCGTCACCCGCGCCTACTCCTTCGCGGCGTTCGGGCTGGACCCCACCGCTCCCCCGCCCGAGGAGCGCCCGCGCCGGCGGGGCCGCGGCCGCCCGCGCGCCGCCCAGCGCGAGCTCCCCCGCTGGCTCCCCGCCCTCGGCCGCTCGGGGCCCGCCCCGGCGCCGTGACCGGGTGAGCCCCCGCCGCGCCCGGTCCGCCGCGCCCGCGCCGACGGACCGGGCGCCGGCCGGGGGCGCGACGGCGGGACTCCACGCCCCCGCGGACCCCCTCTTTTCGGAAACATCCGGGGCACGGAAACGGCGCCGATACAGGTGTTTCCGCTGGTTGACTCCCTCGCGGAAACCGGGTTGAGACCGGCGGCCTAGCTTGCCGGGCGGATGCGGGGCCGACCCCTACCGGTCCCGGACATCCGCACACATCTCATCCACGGGAGGCGCTTCATGGACAACCACGCGAAGCCCGACGGCTCCGAGAACGGGACCGCGGGCCGGGAGGGGGAGGCCGCGCCGAAGGCGGCCGTCTTCACCGGGCAGGTGACGACGGCGCAGGACCCCGGCGGCGTCCGGCCGATCTGCGCCGGCCTCAGCCGGAGGCTGGCCGCGGCCGCGGACGGGCACCGCAACGGGCAGGAGATCTTCTTCGTCGCCCGCTACGAGGCCGACGAGACGGGCGACTTCGAGCTGGACGGCCCCTACTTCCGCGACCAGCTGGGGAAGCTGCGCGTCCCCGACGGGTTCGGGATCTTCGGGCCCTACTGCACGGCGGACTGCGACGACGACATCAGCCGCACCCCCATCAAGTCCATCACCATCGAGCTGCGCGACGGCCGGAGGCACACGTTCGAGGGCGACCAGTTCGACGCGCTCTTCTGGAGCGTCTCCGCGCTGGAGAAGTTCGTCATCCCCCACTACACGGTGGTGCGCGGCGTCAGGAAGGCCCAGCAGATCCTGCGCGAGTTCGTGGACACCGACGTGTTCCTGCTGGGCCACGACCCCAACACCGAGGAGACCATGTTCAAGATCGGCCGCGGGGAGGACGAGCAGGCGCTGCAGGCGGCGCCGGTGTGACCAGCGCGCGGAAGCCGCGGTGGTCGCGCAGGGTGCGGAACTGCACGTCGTCGTCCAGGAACTCGCGCAGCCGCGGCTTCCGGCGCAGGTACTCCTCCAGGGCGGCCACCGCGCTGTCGGGCTCGTTCAGCAGCACGTGCACGTACGCCCGGTCGTAGAGGAGCGGCACCACCAGCGCGGTGTCGGAGCCGGCGGCGGCGCGGGAGCGGGCCATCACGGCCCGGGCGCTGTCGGCCAGCCCGGCGCGCGCCAGCACCCGCGCCGCCGCCATCCGCCGGTACAGCGGCCAGTACGCCCGCCCGGACGCGCGCGCCCGGGCGGGCGGGTCCATCTGGTCCAGCTCCTCCACCAGGCGCCAGGCGGCCCGCACGTCGGGCGCGGGGCCGCCCTCGTACCCCAGCAGGGTGAGCCGGCACTCCACGAAGCGCCAGCTCGCCGGGAACTCGCGCCGGCCGCGCTCGCACCAGGCCGCCGCGCTGTCGACGCGCGCCAGGGCGTAGTTGGTCCGGTAGAGCCGCTCGTGGATCAGCTCGGCGTCTTCCAGGTACGCGTCCTCCTCCAGCGCCCGGCGCGCGGCGGCGTCGGCCTCCAGCAGGTGGTCGCCCCTGAGCCGCAGGTACTGGCTGAGCGTGCTCCACGCGGCGGCGAGCGAGGGGTCGGCCGTGAGCGCCGCCTTCAAGTCGCGCTCGGCCGCCCGCATCAGGGTGTCGTTGTCCGCGGCGGGGAGCACGTCGCGCCCCGCCATCCGCCAGCGCGCCGTCCCCCTGAGCTCCAGGGCGCGCGGGTAGCCGGGGCGCCGCTCGAGCGCCCGTTCGGCGTGGCGGATCGCGGCGCGGAAGCCCGCCAGCGGGTCGGGCTGCGGGGCGAGGCGCGCCTCGCGCAGCCGCACCCACCCGCGCAGGACCCAGGGCTCGGGCCAGCGCGGGTCGGCCTGGGCCGCCCGCGCCAGCAGCGAGTCGGCCGTGGCCAGGCGCCGGAGCGCGGCGGGCGCGCCCAGGGGGCTGGGCTCTCCCGCCAGCTCCTCGGCCTCGGCGCGCTCCTGCTCGGCGCGCAGCACCAGCTCGCGCGCGCGCAGGCTCTTGGTCCCCTCCGCCCGCTCGCGCAGCCGCACCTCGGCGCCCAGGCGGCGGCGGAGGAAGCCGGCCACCTCGTCGGCCAGCCGGTTCTCCAGCTCGAACAGCTCGCCCATGGAGCTCTCCACCGTGCGCCGCTCCAGCTGCTCGCCGGTGTTGGCGTCGATCAGCCGCACCGTCACGCGCAGCCGGTCGCCGGAGCGCTGCAGCGTCCCCTCCACCACGCTCCCCACCCGCAGGTCGGTCACCACGCTGTCGAACGGCACGCTGCCGCCGCGGTACGGCTTCACCCCGTTGCGCGAGACCACCGTGAGCGCCTCGACCTGGCTCAGGCGGTCGATCAGCCCCTCGGTGATCCCGTTGGCCAGGTACTGCATCCCGCCCCCCGGGGTGTTGTCGTCGATGTAGAGCACCGCGATCCGGCGCGGGTCGAAGCGGACGACGGCTTCCGCCGCGGCCGGGCGCTCCGCCGGCAGCACCGAGAGCGCCAGCCCCGCCACCATCCCCACCAGCCCGGCGTAGTAGGCGGCGTCGGCCGCCCGCGCCCACGCCGCGCGCCGGGACGGCGGCCGCGCGGCGGCGGCCGGCGCGTCCGGGACGGCCGGACCCGGCGCGGGGACGGGGGCGGGCGGCGCCTCGATCCGGGCCGGCGGCGCGGGGAGCGCCACGGCGGGCTCCGGGTCGAGCTCGGCCACCAGGGTCCCGCCCGCCTCGCCCCCGGCGCCCGGCGCCAGGGCGGGCGCGGACGAGGAGGCGGCCGCCGCGCGGGAAGAAGGGAATGCGCCGTTGCGGGCGGGGGCGGCCTCGCGCACCACCCCGGCGCGGAGCCGGTCGGCGCGCCCGGCGAACTCGTCCTCGGGCTCCACCCCCAGCTCGGCGCGCAGGAACTCCGCGTGCGCCGTGGCGAAGCGCAGGGCCTCGGCGCGCTCCCCCGCCTCCTCCAGCGCGGACAGGTACCTGAGCGCCACCCGCGAGCTGAACGGGTCGTGCCTGGCCAGGAGCCGCCACCACGCCAGGGCGTGCACCTCCCGCCCGGCGCCCTCCTCGCGCTCGCCCAGCCTCTCCAGCGCGCGGGCGTAGGCGCGGCCCAGGCGGTCGCGCTCCCCGTCCGCCCAGCGCTCGAACTCGGGGGCGTCGGCCACGTAGAAGCCGTCCAGGAACGGCCCCTGGTAGAGCGCGGCCGCGCGCTCCAGCTCGCCCGCCTCGAGCGCCGCCTCGAAGGCGGCCACGTCGCTCGCGACCGTCTGCGCCACGAGCGCCACGTCGTCGCCCGCGCTCAGCAGGGCGTCTTCGCCCAGCTCCTTGCGCAGCACGTACAGCGACTCGCTGAGGAGGTGGCGGGCCTTCTCGGCGGGGTGGTCGGGCCACAGGTAGCCGATCAGCCGCTCGCGCCCCACCGGGCGGCGCGCCACGGCCAGGATCGCCAGCAGCGCCAGCCGGCGCTTGTGGGCCGCGCGGCCCGTCACCGGCCCGGCGCTCCCTTCGAGCGCCACGCCGCCCAGCAGCTTGAGAGAGAACACCACGGGATACAGCGGATGGGGGATGGAGGTGGACTGCGGCAGGACGCGTTGACTGCGGCAGGGAAACGGAGTTGAGACTCCCGCGCGATAGTTAATGACGTATGCGGCACAAGCGCAAGACGCCCTTCTTCCGCCGGGACCGCCGTCGGGCCGCGGGCGCCGTTCACCCCCTTGCCAGGAGGACGAGGATGAGCCCTTCCCCGCTCCCGCCGCCCGCCGGTCCCAAGCGTATCCTCTTTGCCTCCAAAAAGTTCCGGCCGGGCGCCACCGGCCGGGGCGCCCGCCGGGGAGGGGGGGAGGCGACGCGCGGGAGCCGCGGCGCCCCGGGCCCGCGGACGGCGCGGGGAACGGCCCCGCGGACGGTTGCTGACGATTTCCGGCGGCTCCGGGTCACGCGGCCCGCCTCCCTGGCCGCCGCGGGGACGCTCCTGGGCGCATCCCCCCTGCTCGCCCAGGCCGGGAGCGCGCAGGCCGCGGCGGGCGCCGGGTTCCCGGAGCCGTTCGGGCTGGCGCTCCTGGCGATGGTGGCGGCGGGCGCGCTGGGGGCGCTCACGGCCGACCTGGTCCCCGACGGGCGGCGGCTGGAGCGGTGGCGGCGGGGGGTGCAGGGGTGGACGCTGGGGGTGCTGGGCAAGCTGATCGTGGGCTCGGTGGCCGCGGTGGTGCTGCTCACGCTCAACCCGCCCGCCGGCGCCTGGGCGCCGCTGGTGGCCACGGCGCTGATGGCCGGGCTCGGCGGCGAGGCGCTGCTGGTGGCCGTGGTGAGCGCGCGCAGGGCGCAGGACGCCGAGAAGGACCGCGAGGCGCTCCGCGGCGAGCTGGCGCGCCGCCGGGCCGAGGCGCTGGAGAAGGTGGAGAGCGTGGGCGCGCTGGCCATCGCGGCGCACCGCGACCGGCGCCTTCGCCTGGAGCGGCTGCGGATCGCCGGCGCGCTCGGCGACGGCGGCGGCGGCGAGGCGGCCTCGGGCGAGGACTCGTCGTTCGAGCGGCTGGTGCACACCGCCGTGGAGCGGGCGAAGGCGGAGCTGTCGGCGGGGCGGGGGTGCGTGAGTGCGACGTGCGAAGTGCGAAGTGCGAAGTGCGAGGTATGAAGTGCGAAAGTCGCCGTTCTCCCTCCCACTCGCGCGACGGGGGGGAGGGCCGGGGAGGGGGCTCCCCGCGGTCGCGGCGGAACGACCGCCGGCCCTCCGTGCCGGCCGTCCCCTGTCCCCCTGCGCTTCCGCCGGGATCAGAACATCTCGGACACCGACTCATGGCACACCATGCGGCGGATCGCCTCGGCCAGGAGGGGGGCCAGCGAGACGACCCGCAGGCGCGGCCACTCCCGGCAGGGGACGTCGACCGTGTCGGTGACCACCACCTCGCGCACGCCGGCGGCCTCCAGGCGCTCGCGGGCGTCGCCCACCAGCAGCCCGTGGGTGGCGGCCACGAAGAACTCGCGGGCGCCGGCCTCGCCGAGCGCCTGGATGCTGGCCACGAGCGTCCCCCCGCTGGAGATCATGTCGTCCACGATCAGGCAGGCGCGGCCGCGCACCTCGCCCACCAGGTGCGTGACCGTGGTCTCGCGCCCGCTGGTGCGGTGCTTGAGGAGGACGGCGAGCGACGCGTCCAGCCGCCGCGCGAATTCGGTGGCGGTGCGCACCCGGCCCGCGTCGGGCGAGACCACCACCACGTCGCCCGGGAGCCGGCCGCGCAGGTCTTCGCAGATGAACGGGGTGGCGGACAGGGTGTCGACGGGGACCTGGAAGAAGCCCTCCACCTGCGGCGTGTGCAGGTCCACCGACAGCACGTGGTGGATCCCGGCGGCCTGCATCAGCCCGGCCACCAGGCTGGCGGTGATCGGCTCGCGGCGGCAGTCGCGGCGGTCGGCGCGCGCGTAGCCGAAGTACGGCACCACCGCGGTGATGCGCCCGGCCGCCGCCCTCCGGCAGACGTCGGCGAACGCCAGCAGCTCCACCAGGTGGTCGTTGACCGGCGGCGAGGTGGGCTGGATGACGAAGACCTCCCTGCGCCGCACCGACTCCAGCAGCTGCACCGACAGCTCGCCGTCGGGGAAGCGCTCCACGCGCGAGGGCGCGAGCGCCACCCCCAGCTCGCGGGCCACGGCCTCCGCCAGCGCCGGGTTCGCCGTGCCGCCGAAGAGCACCAGGTCTTCTTCCATACGCCACCGTCCGCTCCGCCGGGCCCGACACACGTCCGTTCCACGGCGCGCCGGGGCAAGTCGTGCGCCGCGGGGTGTCCGCCGGGCCGGCCCCGGGTTAGCTTGGGGGCCGATCCCCCCGTCTCCGGAGGACCCCCGGTGGAACTGATCATCCGCGACGAGCAGCTCCGCGTGCTGGGCGAGGCCGCCCGGGAGCGCTTCGTCCGCGGCGCGCTGGAGAAGCTGAGGAAGCACTGGCCGGGCGCCTTCCGCGAGCTGGGCGAGGCCGCGGCGCGCGCCCGCGTGGAGCGGGCCGTGGCCGAGGCGGAGGGCTTCGGCATCCGCGCCGAGGCCGACGTGCTGCGCTTCGTGAACCTCGCCTTCGCGCTGGGCGACGGGTTCGCGGCCGACCCGCGCCGCCCCTGGGCCCGCGCGCTCCTGGCCGACACGGCGCTCACCCCCACCGAGCGGCTGGACCGGCTGGTGGAGCTCGCCCTGGACGAGCTGGACGGAGGCGGGCCGTGAGCGAGGCCGAGGGCGCCGCCGCGCCGACGCTGCCGGACCCGTACCTGGGCGAGCGCTCCGACGCCGCCCCCGACGACCCCGCCGAGGCGCTCGCGGCCATGGACGAGGAGATCGAGAGCGCCACCTCCACCCTGGAGGTGGGCTCGCCGATCCTCCCCTGCCAGCGCCCCTGGCTGGAGCTGGTGCTCTTCGACGAGGAGCAGCGCCCGGTGGAGGGGGCGCCGTACACGCTGTCGCTCCCCGACGGCACCCGGCGGCAGGGGACGCTGGGCCCCGGCGGCCGCCTCTACGAGGAGGACGTCGACGCCGACGCCGAGAAGCTGATGGTGGTGGTGGAGGTGGAGGAGAACGAGGACGGCACCGTCAAGGCGTTCCACGTGCAGGTGGTCCCGCGCGAGGAGGAGCCGGAGGAAGAGGTTTCCGAGGGGGAGCCCCCCGAGGAGCACCTCCGCGCCGACTTCCCCGCCCCGTGGATCCCCGGCTGAGGCGGGGCCTCGTACCGGATTCGAGATCGATCGTGCGGAGGGGCGGTCGTCCCGGGGGAGCCGCCGCGCCGAGCCTGCCCCGGCAACGAGGTCTGGCGGCGGCCGAGGGATCTACTCACCCCGGAGCGAGGCCGGCTTCCGCGCACCGCATCCGGCCACCGGACACGCGGAGTAGATCCTTCGGTCGCGTCCGACCATCGGCGCGGGAGCGGATTACGCGCGGACGCTCCCTCAGGATGGCTTCGCGTGTGGCATGGAATGCACGGTCGGTTCCGGAAGGGATCATACCACTTTGCAGAGCATCGTTCGGGTACAGCTTTCCGATAAAGCCTCACACAGAGGACACAGAGAACACAGAGAAACTTTAATCGAGTCTTCAGTTCCTCCGTGTTCTCTGTGTCCTCTGCGTGATTCCAATCCGTTCGGAACCAGAACCATGCTCGGCAACTGATATCAGAGGGTGAGCTCCACCACCACGGGGAGGTGGTCGCTCACCCCTTCGCCCTTCCAGATCTTCTTGTGGTACTTGGTGAACTTGGTCGCCGGAAAGGCCGGCTTCGCCTTCCGCGTCTTCCAGTCCTCGGTCAGCTCCACCACCAGGTCGCGCAGCTTCGCGTTCTCCACCTTCGTGAACCCCACCGTGAAGATGTGGTCGTAGGCGTGCGAGGTGTGGTTGGCGAGCGTGGCGTTCTTCCCCGGCGCCTTCATGCTGGTGCGCGTCTGCACGATCTGCCCCACGTAGATCCCCTCGGCCAGGTCGCGGATCGAGTCGCGCGCCGCCTTCGCCAGCCCGGCGGCCGTGAGGTCGACGGCTCCCTTCGCGCTGTTGCCGGCGACCTTCGTGCTCTTGGCCGCGTTCGCCGCCGTGAGCACCGGCCCCGCCGCCTTCTCCGCCCTGAGCGCCGCGTCGCCCACCTTCTTCGCCGCCGCGGTCGCGGCCGGCTTCCCCGCCTGGTCGACGGCGGTGGCGGTCTCCACCACCGCCTCGGCGAACGCCTGCAGGTACGGCGTCGACTTCTTCATGATCTCCTCCGCCAGCTTCAGCGCCGAGTTGCGCGCCTTCCTCGCCGCGCCCGCCGCGTTGGCCGCCGGGAGCTGGTAGGCGGCCTTCGCCTGGCCGCCCAGGGGGGCGGCCAGCCCCGCGGCCACCTTCCCGTCGTTGTCGGCGGCGGAGCGCAGCGGCGCGTTCGCCACCACCTTCTCGGCCGCCGCCGCCGCTTCCACGGCCGCGGCGCCGGCCTGGTTCGCGGCGAGCGCGGCGCTCGTCGCGGCCTGCTCCGCGGCGGGGTCGGTCCCCGCCGCGTTCCATAGACCGGCCTGCAGGGTGGCCTCTTCGGTCTCGCTGGTGGCCGCGATCACGGCGCGCAGCACGCGGATGGCGTCGGCCGTGGGGAAGGCGGCGCCCAGCTCGCCCACCAGCGGGTTGTAGGCCTTGACGTCGTCGTCGTGGCCGCCCGGGTTGGTCTTCTTCTTCCCGTCGCCGCAGGGGTCGGTTTTCGGCATGGTGCAGCAGTTGAAGTCGCCCACCACCACCACCGGCAGGGTGCGCGCCGCCGCCAGCTCGCTGATCAGCCCGATCTGCGCCGTCCCCGTCTGGGCGGCGAAGTTGTTCTTTCCCTGCTTGGAGTACTTGGGCGCCGGCGTGTGCGCCCCCACCACCAGGAAGCTCTTCCCCGACGCCTTCTCCTTGAACTGCACCAGGTACGGCCGGCGGTGGATCTTCTTGTGGAACTTGAGCTTGTTCCCGGCGTTGTCCTCGTGCTCCACCTGCCCGCGCAGCACGCTCCCCACGTCGATCACCAGGTGCCGGAAGCCGGCGCCGGCCACGCCCAGCGTGGGGTTGCCGCCGTCCAGGTTCGCGCCCCAGACCCCTGCCGCGGCGGCGCCCGCGCCGTCATCGATCCAGTACAGCTTGCGGCGCGCCGGATCGACCGCCACCTCCACCGGGTTCCCGGCGGTCACCACGTCGTCGATGTTCCCCGTCCCATCCAGGCTGCGCGCGCGGATCTTGTTCGGCGCACCCTGCTCCACCCAGAAGATCCGGCCCACGGCGGGCGCCAGCGCGAAGGGGCCGGGCTTCACGCCCGTGGCCACGTCCGTCCGCGCGCTCCCGTCCAGACCCGCGCGCTCGATCTTCTGGGCGGTGGAGTCGGTCCAGTACATCCAGCTCGACTCCAGGTCGACGGCGAAGCGCTCCGGGTCGACGCCCTTGACCAGGTCCTTGAGCTTGTGGCCGGTCTTCAGCGGGTACGTCGACTGGATGGCGCGCTTGGCCGGGTTGGCCAGGAACGTCATGTCGTACACGCCGTCCACCGTGAGCCCGGCGGGGACCACCTGCTTGCTCAGGAGCGTCTCGGACGTCTTCGCGGCCGGGTCCACGCGCTCCACGTCGCCCGCCGCGGTCGAGACGTAGAGCTTGCCGTTCTTCGCGTCCAGCGCGATCCCGCGGCGGCCGGCGGTGTTCGCCACCACGGCGACGTTCTGGTTGGTCCCCGCGGCGTCGGCCGCGCGGACGGCCTTGGCGGCCGCGTCCACCCAGTAGATCCGGCCGCGGGCGGCGTCGAGCGCGATCTCCGCCGGCTGGGCGTTGGTCACCACCTGGCGCGCCCCGCCGCCCGCGACCGCGATGCTCTGGATCTCCTGCTTCCCGATGTCGGCCCAGTAGAGCACGCCACCGGTGGCCGCCGCGTTCCAGGGGCCGGGGATCGACGGGTCCTTGCGCGGGCCTTCGAGCTCCAGCTTGTCGGAGTCGTAGAACACGCCCACGGCCTCGGACTTCTGCCCGAAGGCCAGCGACACCGGCGGCACCGCCCGCCAGCCGGCGTGCCGCGCCTGCAGCCCGGCGAGCAGCTTGGTGAGCCCCAGCGGCCCGTCGCCGATCCCCAGCTCGCCGGGCTGCAGCCCCTTGAGTGTCTTGGGCTCCAGCACCACGAACACGTCGTACGCCGGCGGCTTGGCGGCGGGGCTCACCGCGTCGAGCACGCGGCTGGCCCGCGTGGTGTCGCCGGCCACGCGGGTGCCGAAGTTATAGATGTTCCAGGAGATCAGCTTGATGGCCATGCGGGCGGTGCCGGGGTGCCGGGTGCTATACCGCCTGGAGCGTCCAGGCCGCGTCCTCGCCCTCTTCGGACACGGCGTAGAGCTGCACCCGCCGCGCGTACGGGTCCAGCGTGAGGCCGAAGTCCACGAAGTCCTTGCGGTCCAGGTCTTCCGAGGGCACGGCGAGCGCGTCCCACAGCACGCCGAAGAGCTTCGTCTTCATGATGTCGAAGAACGTGGTCCCCTGCCGCGCCCAGCCGCGCACGGTGAGGTCGGGGACGGTGAGGCCGGCCTCGAAGGCGACCGCGTCCGCCCACAGGGTTCCGCCGATGTCGAGCGTGACGCTCCGGCGCGAGCCGTCCCACGGGTGGTTGATCTGCCAGGTCAGCACCACCGGCTCCAGGCGCACGGGGAAGGGGTCGTAGCCCACCTGCCCGCCCTCCAGCACGAAGGTCACGTCCGTGGGGGCGCGCGAAGGGAGGTCGACCCCCAGCGCCACCCGCAGGAGCCTGCCGCGCGAGGTGTGCTTCAGGAAGGGGGGGAGCCTGCCCACGTCCGCGTGCCATCCCTCCCACCCGCCGATGTAAGG
This sequence is a window from Longimicrobium sp.. Protein-coding genes within it:
- a CDS encoding BTAD domain-containing putative transcriptional regulator, whose protein sequence is MVFSLKLLGGVALEGSAGPVTGRAAHKRRLALLAILAVARRPVGRERLIGYLWPDHPAEKARHLLSESLYVLRKELGEDALLSAGDDVALVAQTVASDVAAFEAALEAGELERAAALYQGPFLDGFYVADAPEFERWADGERDRLGRAYARALERLGEREEGAGREVHALAWWRLLARHDPFSSRVALRYLSALEEAGERAEALRFATAHAEFLRAELGVEPEDEFAGRADRLRAGVVREAAPARNGAFPSSRAAAASSSAPALAPGAGGEAGGTLVAELDPEPAVALPAPPARIEAPPAPVPAPGPAVPDAPAAAARPPSRRAAWARAADAAYYAGLVGMVAGLALSVLPAERPAAAEAVVRFDPRRIAVLYIDDNTPGGGMQYLANGITEGLIDRLSQVEALTVVSRNGVKPYRGGSVPFDSVVTDLRVGSVVEGTLQRSGDRLRVTVRLIDANTGEQLERRTVESSMGELFELENRLADEVAGFLRRRLGAEVRLRERAEGTKSLRARELVLRAEQERAEAEELAGEPSPLGAPAALRRLATADSLLARAAQADPRWPEPWVLRGWVRLREARLAPQPDPLAGFRAAIRHAERALERRPGYPRALELRGTARWRMAGRDVLPAADNDTLMRAAERDLKAALTADPSLAAAWSTLSQYLRLRGDHLLEADAAARRALEEDAYLEDAELIHERLYRTNYALARVDSAAAWCERGRREFPASWRFVECRLTLLGYEGGPAPDVRAAWRLVEELDQMDPPARARASGRAYWPLYRRMAAARVLARAGLADSARAVMARSRAAAGSDTALVVPLLYDRAYVHVLLNEPDSAVAALEEYLRRKPRLREFLDDDVQFRTLRDHRGFRALVTPAPPAAPARPPRGRS
- a CDS encoding ribose-phosphate pyrophosphokinase; the encoded protein is MEEDLVLFGGTANPALAEAVARELGVALAPSRVERFPDGELSVQLLESVRRREVFVIQPTSPPVNDHLVELLAFADVCRRAAAGRITAVVPYFGYARADRRDCRREPITASLVAGLMQAAGIHHVLSVDLHTPQVEGFFQVPVDTLSATPFICEDLRGRLPGDVVVVSPDAGRVRTATEFARRLDASLAVLLKHRTSGRETTVTHLVGEVRGRACLIVDDMISSGGTLVASIQALGEAGAREFFVAATHGLLVGDARERLEAAGVREVVVTDTVDVPCREWPRLRVVSLAPLLAEAIRRMVCHESVSEMF